In Biomphalaria glabrata chromosome 8, xgBioGlab47.1, whole genome shotgun sequence, the genomic window gtgaaccgtgctgtattgagccccttttctcgaccgacCTGACtacgacacctccgctctttatatagggtccctactggccttctcgaaccggacagaacgccgctcgacgtttctaggtggtcagatgactacaactctcgtgacgctgcaatccttcccgaaccgtcctgttgatactcgactcgTCTGACattcgtagctcgtcacggttgaccgctcgtctagcgctggcctggggcgatttgcgtcggctgactacacatacaccactacccccatctgtgccaccaccaggtttataacaatatatatagattatgttTATCTTCTTCTCCCTTATCTTTGCTAAACATACTTCCTTAGAATGTagatcagtctttttttttagatattctCTCCCTTTGTTTCAAAAGGTAGATTCTTTTAATTATTCTAACCATTTTGTTTGGATTGTTTCTCTCCTTTTGTTTTATACtagttttgaattttattttctaacagaAAGGCAGAAAGTGTCTTGTCATTGGTGGCTGTGGATTTTTGGGTCAGCATCTGTGTGAAGCTTTACTTGAGAAAGGATGGTCAGTTCAAGTGTTTGACATCCGATCAACATTTGAAGATTCaagaattaaatttttcatTGGTGATTTATGTAAAAAAGAGGTAAAGAGCCACTAATTTTTAAGCTCCTTATTTAAGATCATATTTTGTTTATCAGagaaaaaatatcattttttctttgctcgTCAGGACCTGAAACCAGCTTTAGAAGGTGTTTACTGTGTATTCCATTGTGCATCACCCGCCCCGCTTAGCAACAACAAAACCCTATTTTACAAAGTAAATTATGAAGGGACAAAGAATATAATTGAAACTTGTCAAGAAGTTGGTGTGAAGGTTTGTAGAGATTGAATTTTTGAAGGAATTAATcaacattatatttatagactacaagcattattattttttatttatgaattacttaaaaaaatgtttatatgatAACATTTAGTATGATGTATGTTTTAAAATGCTGATGTGATGTTACATAATTTCTAAAAAATGTAGACATTTAATTTAACATGTCTTAACACAGAGGCTAGTCTTAACCAGCTCAGCCAGTGTGGTTTATGAAGGTAAAGGAATAAGAAATGGTAAGGAGGAAGAGTTACCGTATGCATCTAAACCCCTTGATTATTACACAGAGACAAAAATACTTCAGGAAAAGGTAGGCTGCtgttttatacatattttttttttttaattagaaaaaaaaaagttttttctttaataaattgtaaagtGTCTTGAGAAATTTTcaagcaaattttttttctttaaaatatattcttatTCACAcatcccaatttttttttttttttttgaacccCACCTTACTACTAAAAACTGGCTTTAACTTGCAGTTTGTCTAAACCACTTGTAATGCCAATGCGACGTGAcctcaaaaaataatttttcatttttataggCAGTACTGGCTGCCAACTCAGATGACTTTTACACAGTTGCCATTCGACCTCATGGCATTTTTGGACCCAAGGATCTTCAGCTTGTTCCCATTGCAGTAGATATGGCAAAGAAaggaaaaatgaaatatattattGGGTAAGTgcgtatatataatataagctaccaTTTTACtgtgtataaaaaaaacccTAATATAGAATTTGCACAAACACTTGTTAGGCCCATCAGTTATACTTTTCTTGCATTACAATAACATGTCATAAGCATACTCCAACAGAAAGCCTTCATTTGAAACAACAAACCTTTGAGTggccacaattttttttttttttttttttgcatccaTCAAATGAAAGAGAAGTAAATTAAAGTTTTACACAAAGTATACACTTCTTTGAATCAACTGTTGCAAATTTATGTATAATAATGTCCCTGCGCTACACACACTGTACCTGTAAGTTTAACTGTATTATACATCCACTCCTCCCTATTACATTCACTGTGATAATTTTTcgaattaaaaatttttaaatttagaatagagggctacttatagatctagatattaatttttcattattgttaactacagtctttacatttcaaattgTAGTACTTTTTTACACACACGCACTGACATGCTTTCATaccaatgttttttgtttttttttgtaaaaacacatttgataaacaCACTGATCTAGGGGTAATCATTTACATTCACTTGGACAATCATCTAGCTCtagaaaagaattagatttaaaTCTTGATCTGTgtaaaagtaaacataaattaaaaaaaaacctggaaCAAAAGAAAGT contains:
- the LOC106068123 gene encoding sterol-4-alpha-carboxylate 3-dehydrogenase, decarboxylating-like; translation: MAASMKGRKCLVIGGCGFLGQHLCEALLEKGWSVQVFDIRSTFEDSRIKFFIGDLCKKEDLKPALEGVYCVFHCASPAPLSNNKTLFYKVNYEGTKNIIETCQEVGVKRLVLTSSASVVYEGKGIRNGKEEELPYASKPLDYYTETKILQEKAVLAANSDDFYTVAIRPHGIFGPKDLQLVPIAVDMAKKGKMKYIIGDGKNVVDFTYVGNVVHGHILAAENLNLGSPICGKAYHITNAEPIFFWTFMTRILTGLDYPAPRIHLPYTLLYILAVIMQFVAWLLSPFITITPSLTPMKVALAGTDHFYSSERAKQDMGYKPIYTLDQGLKLTLESYRHLGKNVITRVIKIT